In a genomic window of Mycolicibacter heraklionensis:
- the fadD3 gene encoding 3-((3aS,4S,7aS)-7a-methyl-1,5-dioxo-octahydro-1H-inden-4-yl)propanoate--CoA ligase FadD3, whose translation MSTEPQTTPAALDHIARALPDHDALVTEDKRFTYASLRDEVRRAAAALIALGVQPGDRVALWSPNTWHWVITCLGTHYAGGVLVPLNTRYTAAEATDILSRSNAKVLVGMGRFLKSDRLAELDRDQLPDLQHVVRVPIDVADGTWDEFIAAGAAVPAADIDARAAAVGPDDLSDILFTSGTTGRSKGVLCAHRQSLAGPAAWAACGQMTAQDRYLCINPFFHNFGYKAGILACLQTGATLIPQVTFDPAAALRAIESHRITVLPGPPTIYQTLLDHPDRDRHDLSSLRFAVTGAATVPVVLIERMQNELDIDIVLTAYGLTESGGFATMCRADDDAVTVATTCGRPIGDFELRLEKSVGATDPEAGEVLLRSANIMLGYLDDPEATAAAIDEHGWLHTGDIGTVDAAGNLRITDRLKDMYICGGFNVYPAEIEQVLARLDGVADVAVIGVPDERLGEVGRAFIVRRPGFELDEAAVIAYAREHLANFKAPRSVTFTDSLPRNPGGKVVKHELRE comes from the coding sequence ATGAGTACAGAACCGCAGACCACACCTGCGGCCCTGGACCACATCGCGCGTGCACTTCCCGACCATGACGCCCTGGTCACCGAGGACAAACGCTTCACTTACGCGAGCCTGCGCGACGAAGTGCGGCGGGCCGCCGCGGCTCTGATCGCCCTTGGCGTCCAGCCGGGCGACCGGGTTGCGCTCTGGTCGCCGAACACCTGGCACTGGGTGATCACCTGCCTGGGCACCCACTACGCCGGCGGTGTCCTGGTGCCGCTGAACACGCGCTACACCGCCGCGGAAGCCACCGACATCCTGTCCCGCAGCAACGCCAAAGTCCTGGTCGGCATGGGGCGGTTCCTCAAGTCCGACCGGCTGGCCGAACTGGACCGGGACCAGCTACCCGACCTGCAGCATGTCGTCCGGGTGCCCATCGACGTCGCCGACGGAACCTGGGACGAGTTCATCGCCGCCGGTGCCGCCGTGCCGGCCGCCGACATCGACGCACGCGCCGCGGCCGTCGGGCCCGACGATCTCTCGGACATCCTGTTCACCTCCGGGACCACCGGCCGCAGCAAGGGCGTGCTCTGCGCCCACCGGCAGTCGCTGGCCGGCCCGGCGGCCTGGGCGGCGTGCGGTCAGATGACCGCGCAGGACCGCTACCTGTGCATCAACCCGTTCTTCCACAACTTCGGCTACAAGGCCGGCATCCTGGCTTGCCTGCAGACCGGCGCCACGTTGATCCCACAGGTCACCTTCGATCCGGCCGCCGCGCTGCGCGCCATCGAGTCCCACCGGATCACCGTGTTGCCCGGGCCGCCCACCATCTACCAGACCCTGCTCGACCACCCCGACCGCGACCGCCACGACCTGAGCTCGCTGCGGTTCGCGGTCACCGGGGCGGCCACCGTCCCGGTGGTGCTCATCGAGCGGATGCAGAACGAACTCGACATCGACATCGTGCTCACGGCCTACGGGCTGACCGAGTCCGGCGGGTTCGCCACCATGTGCCGCGCCGACGACGACGCCGTCACGGTCGCCACCACCTGCGGGCGCCCGATCGGCGACTTCGAGCTGCGGCTGGAAAAATCAGTCGGCGCCACCGATCCCGAAGCCGGCGAAGTGCTACTGCGCAGCGCCAACATCATGCTCGGCTACCTCGACGACCCGGAGGCCACCGCCGCGGCGATCGATGAGCACGGCTGGCTGCACACCGGCGACATCGGCACCGTGGACGCGGCCGGGAACCTGCGAATCACCGACCGGCTCAAGGACATGTACATCTGCGGCGGCTTCAACGTCTATCCCGCCGAGATCGAACAGGTACTGGCCCGCCTCGACGGGGTGGCCGACGTCGCCGTGATCGGGGTTCCCGATGAGCGGCTCGGCGAAGTGGGCCGAGCATTCATCGTGCGCCGGCCCGGGTTCGAGTTGGACGAAGCTGCGGTGATCGCTTACGCCCGTGAACATTTAGCGAACTTCAAGGCACCGAGATCGGTGACCTTCACCGACTCCCTACCGCGCAATCCCGGCGGCAAGGTGGTCAAGCATGAGTTGAGAGAGTGA
- a CDS encoding acyl-CoA dehydrogenase: MKFDLDQEQRDFAASIDAALGAADVPGAVRAWSQGDSEPGRRVWSLLSELGVTALAVPEEFDGIGAHTVDVVLAIEALGHWCVPGPVVESIAVAPILLAGSPEAGAQLAGLAAGELIATAALPPHTPRAVDADRADLILLADNGQAGTAQAGTRHASVDPSRGVFDVTATGSTWDADTARAYELGALATAAQLIGAGQAMLNTAVDYAKQRTQFGRVIGGYQAIKHKLADVHIALELARPLVYGAALSLDDNSADTARDVSAAKVAASDAALLAAHSALQTHGAIGFTSECDLSLWLLRVQALRPAWGDPTAHRRRVLEAI, encoded by the coding sequence ATGAAATTCGATCTGGACCAAGAGCAGCGCGACTTCGCGGCCAGCATTGACGCCGCCCTCGGCGCCGCCGACGTACCCGGAGCCGTGCGAGCCTGGTCGCAGGGCGACTCCGAGCCGGGCCGTCGGGTGTGGAGCCTGCTCAGCGAACTCGGCGTGACCGCGCTGGCGGTGCCGGAGGAGTTCGACGGCATCGGTGCGCACACCGTCGACGTGGTGCTGGCCATCGAGGCGCTGGGCCACTGGTGCGTGCCCGGTCCGGTGGTGGAATCCATTGCGGTGGCGCCGATCCTGCTGGCCGGCTCACCCGAGGCCGGTGCGCAGCTGGCCGGGCTGGCCGCCGGTGAGCTGATCGCCACCGCGGCGCTGCCACCGCACACCCCCCGTGCTGTCGACGCCGACCGCGCCGACCTGATCCTGCTCGCCGACAACGGCCAGGCCGGCACGGCACAGGCCGGCACCCGGCACGCCTCGGTGGACCCCAGCCGCGGTGTCTTCGACGTCACCGCCACCGGATCGACCTGGGACGCCGACACCGCCCGCGCCTACGAGCTGGGCGCCCTGGCCACCGCCGCGCAGCTGATCGGGGCCGGTCAGGCGATGCTGAACACCGCCGTCGACTACGCCAAGCAGCGCACCCAGTTCGGCCGGGTGATCGGCGGCTACCAGGCCATCAAGCACAAGCTGGCCGACGTGCACATCGCCCTCGAGCTGGCCCGCCCGCTGGTGTACGGGGCGGCCCTGTCGCTCGATGACAACTCCGCCGACACCGCCCGCGACGTCAGCGCCGCCAAGGTGGCCGCATCCGACGCCGCTCTGCTGGCCGCGCATTCGGCGCTGCAGACCCACGGCGCCATCGGCTTCACCAGCGAGTGCGACTTGTCGCTGTGGCTGCTGCGGGTGCAGGCCCTGCGCCCGGCCTGGGGTGATCCGACCGCCCATCGGCGGCGAGTGTTGGAGGCGATCTAA
- a CDS encoding acyl-CoA dehydrogenase family protein, translating into MDLNFDDETEAFRAEVRDFLAANSDKFPTESYDTAEGFEQHRRWDKVLFDAGLSVIAWPKKYGGRDATLLQWVVYEEEYFRAGAPGRASANGTSMLAPTLFAHGTQEQLDRVLPKMASGEEIWAQAWSEPESGSDLASLRSTATKVDGGWKLNGQKIWSSRAPFGERGFGLFRSDPEAQRHHGLTYFMFDLKAPGITVRAIEQLGGETGFGEIFLDDVFVPDNDVIGVPNEGWRAAMSTSSNERGMSLRSPARFLVGAEKLASMWKQHGSDPAFTDRVADAWIKAQAYRLQTFGTVTRLAAGGELGAESSVTKVFWSDLDVALHQTGLDIRGADGELADAWTHGYLFSLGGPIYAGTNEIQRNIIAERLLGLPREKK; encoded by the coding sequence ATGGACTTGAATTTCGATGACGAGACCGAGGCCTTTCGGGCCGAGGTCCGCGACTTCCTGGCCGCGAACTCTGACAAGTTCCCGACCGAGTCCTACGACACCGCCGAGGGTTTCGAGCAGCACCGCCGCTGGGACAAGGTGCTTTTCGACGCCGGCCTGTCGGTGATCGCCTGGCCCAAGAAATACGGCGGGCGCGACGCCACCCTGCTGCAGTGGGTGGTGTACGAGGAGGAGTACTTCCGCGCCGGCGCACCGGGACGGGCCAGCGCCAACGGCACCTCGATGCTGGCGCCGACGCTGTTCGCGCACGGCACGCAGGAGCAACTGGACCGGGTGCTGCCGAAGATGGCCAGCGGCGAGGAGATCTGGGCGCAGGCGTGGTCGGAGCCGGAGTCCGGCAGTGACCTGGCATCGCTGCGCTCGACGGCCACCAAAGTCGACGGCGGCTGGAAACTCAACGGACAGAAGATCTGGAGCTCGCGTGCCCCGTTCGGCGAGCGCGGCTTCGGGCTGTTCCGCTCCGACCCGGAGGCCCAGCGCCACCACGGCCTGACCTACTTCATGTTCGACCTGAAAGCGCCAGGGATCACCGTGCGCGCCATCGAACAGCTGGGCGGCGAGACCGGCTTCGGCGAGATCTTCCTCGACGACGTCTTCGTGCCGGACAACGACGTGATCGGCGTGCCGAACGAGGGCTGGCGCGCCGCGATGAGCACGTCGAGCAATGAACGCGGCATGAGCCTGCGTAGCCCGGCCCGGTTCCTGGTGGGTGCCGAGAAACTGGCGAGCATGTGGAAGCAGCACGGTAGCGATCCGGCGTTCACCGACCGCGTCGCCGACGCCTGGATCAAGGCGCAGGCCTACCGATTGCAGACGTTCGGCACCGTCACCCGGCTGGCTGCCGGCGGCGAGCTGGGTGCGGAATCCTCGGTGACCAAGGTGTTCTGGTCCGACCTCGACGTTGCGCTGCACCAGACCGGCCTGGACATCCGCGGCGCCGACGGGGAACTCGCCGACGCCTGGACCCACGGTTACCTGTTCTCGCTCGGCGGACCGATCTACGCCGGCACCAATGAGATTCAGCGCAATATCATCGCCGAGCGGCTGCTGGGCCTGCCCCGGGAGAAGAAATGA